Proteins from one Streptomyces sp. NBC_00390 genomic window:
- the pheS gene encoding phenylalanine--tRNA ligase subunit alpha — protein sequence MSAPNKSYDPVEVEALKPEQIERMRDEALAAFAAADSLEALAHAKVAHTGGTSPLSLANREIGALPPQAKAEAGKRVGQARGQVSKALAARQAELEAERDARVLVEEAVDVTLPYDRIPAGARHPLTTLSERIEDVFVAMGYEVAEGPEVETEWLNFDALNIATDHPARGEHDTFFVQGSGDTAQAEGPAAGSQGSGVVLRTHTSPVQIRSLLERELPVYVICPGRVYRTDELDATHTPVFHQVELLAVDEGLTMADLKGTLDHMVQALFGEGMKTRLRPNFFPFTEPSAEMDMVCYVCRGESVGNPDRPCRTCSSEGWIELGGCGMVNPKVLTACGVDPSKYSGFAFGFGIERMLMFRHNVEDMRDMVEGDVRFTRPFGMEI from the coding sequence ATGTCCGCACCCAATAAGTCGTACGACCCCGTTGAGGTCGAGGCACTGAAACCGGAACAGATCGAGCGCATGCGGGACGAGGCGCTCGCCGCCTTCGCCGCCGCAGACTCCCTCGAGGCGCTCGCCCACGCCAAGGTCGCGCACACCGGAGGCACCTCACCCCTCTCGCTCGCCAACCGTGAGATCGGCGCACTGCCCCCGCAGGCCAAGGCCGAGGCCGGCAAGCGCGTGGGCCAGGCCCGCGGCCAGGTCAGCAAGGCGCTCGCCGCCCGGCAGGCCGAGCTCGAGGCCGAGCGCGATGCCCGGGTGCTCGTCGAGGAGGCGGTCGATGTCACGCTGCCCTACGACCGCATCCCGGCAGGTGCCCGCCACCCGCTGACCACGCTCTCCGAGCGCATCGAGGACGTCTTCGTGGCCATGGGCTACGAGGTCGCCGAAGGCCCCGAGGTCGAGACCGAATGGCTGAACTTCGACGCGCTCAACATCGCCACCGACCACCCGGCCCGCGGCGAGCACGACACCTTCTTCGTGCAGGGCAGCGGGGACACCGCCCAGGCCGAGGGCCCGGCAGCAGGAAGCCAGGGCTCCGGCGTCGTGCTGCGCACGCACACCTCGCCCGTGCAGATCCGCTCCCTGCTCGAGCGTGAGCTGCCCGTCTATGTCATCTGCCCGGGCCGCGTCTACCGCACCGACGAGCTGGACGCCACGCACACTCCGGTCTTCCACCAGGTCGAGCTGCTCGCCGTCGACGAGGGCCTGACCATGGCGGACCTCAAGGGCACCCTGGACCACATGGTCCAGGCGCTGTTCGGCGAGGGCATGAAGACCCGGCTGCGCCCGAACTTCTTCCCGTTCACCGAGCCGTCCGCCGAGATGGACATGGTCTGCTACGTCTGCCGCGGCGAGTCCGTCGGCAACCCGGACCGCCCCTGCCGCACCTGCTCCAGCGAGGGCTGGATCGAGCTCGGCGGCTGCGGCATGGTCAACCCGAAGGTGCTCACGGCCTGCGGCGTCGACCCCAGCAAGTACAGCGGATTCGCTTTCGGGTTCGGCATCGAGCGAATGCTGATGTTCCGCCACAACGTCGAAGACATGCGAGACATGGTCGAGGGTGACGTCCGGTTCACCCGGCCGTTCGGGATGGAGATCTGA